The genomic DNA ATCAGCAAGGTATTTAAAGATATCTTAACTGCTTTAGGAGCGTAATAAAATGATTATTATAAAGTCAAGTGAAGAAATTGAATATATGAAAGAAGCAGGAAAAATTGTAGCTTATACACATGAAGTTGTAAAAGAGGCTATACGTCCTGGGATTACAACGAAAGAATTAGATGAGATTGCAGAAAAAGAAATAAAAAAACATAAAGCGATCCCTACGTTTAAAGGCTATAATGGATTTCCCGCAAGTATTTGTGCTTCTATTAATGAAGAAGTTGTTCACGGAATACCCGGATTAAAAACCTTAAAGGATGGCGATATTATAAGTATAGACATTGGAGCTCTCTATAAAGGTTATAATGGTGATTCAGCAAAAACTCATCCTGTAGGAAAAGTAAGTGATGAAGCTTTAAGGCTCATTGAAGTTACAAAACAAAGCTTTTATGAAGGATTGAAATTTTGCAGAGAAGGCTATAGGTTATCTGATATTTCTCATGCAGTTCAATTATATGTAGAAAACAATGGATTTTCTGTAGTGAGAGACTATGTAGGACATGGAATTGGACAACAAATGCATGAAGATCCGCAGATTCCAAATTTTGGACCTCCAGGAAAGGGACCTAGACTTCAAGAAGGAATGACTATAGCTATAGAGCCAATGGTGAATATGGGAACTCATAAAGTGAAGGTTTTACAAGATAATTGGACAGTTATTACTTTAGATCAAAAACCTTCAGCTCATTATGAGCATAGTATAGCCATTACAAAAGATGATCCAATCATCCTAACTACCCTTTCATAAGGGCAAAGAGGTGAAAAAGTGAATAATATTCATGAAGTTTCAATAGGTCAGATTGTAAAATCTAAAGCCGGAAGAGATCAAGACAGATTATTTATTGTGATAGACATTATAGATGATCAATATGTTTTAGTTTCTGATGGAGACCTTAGAAAAATTGATAAGGCAAAGAAAAAAAAGGTGAAGCATTTAGCAAAATATAATATAATTAGTGAAGAAGTGAAAAACAGAGTTAAAAAAGGTGAAAAAATCACCAATCTGTTTTTAAGGCGTGAATTGGAAAAACTGGGTCTTCGCTAACCTAGGAATGGGAGGTTTAATTTCCTAATGGCAAAGAATGATGTTATAGAGGTTCAAGGTAAAGTCGTTGAAGCTCTGCCGAATGCCATGTTTAAAGTAGAACTAGAAAACGGACATGAGATACTAGCACACATTTCTGGTAAGCTTCGTATGAACTTTATCAGGATACTGCCTGGTGATATGGTAACAGTAGAACTATCCCCTTATGATTTGACAAGGGGGAGAATTACTTGGCGAGGCAAGTGATTAAGGAGGGATAACAGTGAAAGTTAGAGCATCCGTAAAACCTATATGTGAAAAATGCAAAATTATCAAAAGAAAAGGTAAAGTAATGGTAATTTGTGAAAATCCTAAACATAAACAAAAACAAGGTTAATGGATAGGCTAGTATATAAAAAATTATTAGACAGCAATATTAGTTTATAGGTGTGCGGCTGTGTTTCAAAAGTTTGGAACAACTTATAACTAATATTCATATATAAATGTAATTTTATAGGAGCATAGATTTGGGAGGTGTAAAACAAAATGGCAAGAATCGCTGGTATTGACTTACCAAGAGATAAAAGAGTTGAAATAGGACTAACATATATCTTTGGTATAGGCAGAAAAACATCTAATAAAATATTAGCAGAAGCAGGAGTGAATCCTGATACAAGAGTGAGAGATCTTACTGAAGATGAAGTAGGTAAATTAAGACAAATTATAGACACATATCAGGTTGAAGGAGATCTTCGCCGTGAAATTTCCCTAAATATAAAAAGATTAAAAGAAATTGGTTGTTATAGAGGAATTCGTCATAGAAAAGGTCTTCCAGTAAGAGGTCAAAAAACTAAAACAAATGCTAGAACTAGAAAAGGACCTAAAAAAACTGTTGGACGTAAGAAGAAATAGGTAAAGGAGGGCGAATGACATGGTAGCCAAAAAGGCAGATAAAAGAGGTCGTAGAAAAAGACGCGAACGCAAAAATATAGAACGCGGTCAAGCACATATTCAATCAACATTTAATAATACAATTGTAACACTTACAGATTTACAAGGAAATGCTTTATCATGGGCTAGTGCAGGTGGACTAGGCTTTAAAGGATCAAGAAAATCTACTCCTTTTGCAGCTCAAATGGCAGCAGAAGAAGCAGCAAAATCTGCTATGGAACATGGACTAAAAACAGTAGAAGTTTTTGTTAAAGGACCAGGAGCAGGAAGAGAAGCAGCAATTAGAGCACTTCAAACAGCAGGACTTGAAATTAACTCTATCAAAGACGTTACTCCAATTCCACACAATGGATGTAGACCACCAAAACGTAGAAGAGTTTAATAAGATTAGGAGGTGTAAAAATAATGGCAAGATATACAGGACCATCTTGCAGACTTTGTCGTAGAGAAGGACAAAAGCTGTATTTAAAAGGTGAAAGATGTTATTCAGATAAATGTGCAGTAAGCAAAAGAGGATATGCACCAGGACAACATGGGCAAGGAAGA from Inediibacterium massiliense includes the following:
- the map gene encoding type I methionyl aminopeptidase — its product is MIIIKSSEEIEYMKEAGKIVAYTHEVVKEAIRPGITTKELDEIAEKEIKKHKAIPTFKGYNGFPASICASINEEVVHGIPGLKTLKDGDIISIDIGALYKGYNGDSAKTHPVGKVSDEALRLIEVTKQSFYEGLKFCREGYRLSDISHAVQLYVENNGFSVVRDYVGHGIGQQMHEDPQIPNFGPPGKGPRLQEGMTIAIEPMVNMGTHKVKVLQDNWTVITLDQKPSAHYEHSIAITKDDPIILTTLS
- a CDS encoding KOW domain-containing RNA-binding protein codes for the protein MNNIHEVSIGQIVKSKAGRDQDRLFIVIDIIDDQYVLVSDGDLRKIDKAKKKKVKHLAKYNIISEEVKNRVKKGEKITNLFLRRELEKLGLR
- the infA gene encoding translation initiation factor IF-1; the protein is MAKNDVIEVQGKVVEALPNAMFKVELENGHEILAHISGKLRMNFIRILPGDMVTVELSPYDLTRGRITWRGK
- the rpmJ gene encoding 50S ribosomal protein L36, encoding MKVRASVKPICEKCKIIKRKGKVMVICENPKHKQKQG
- the rpsM gene encoding 30S ribosomal protein S13, whose translation is MARIAGIDLPRDKRVEIGLTYIFGIGRKTSNKILAEAGVNPDTRVRDLTEDEVGKLRQIIDTYQVEGDLRREISLNIKRLKEIGCYRGIRHRKGLPVRGQKTKTNARTRKGPKKTVGRKKK
- the rpsK gene encoding 30S ribosomal protein S11; the protein is MVAKKADKRGRRKRRERKNIERGQAHIQSTFNNTIVTLTDLQGNALSWASAGGLGFKGSRKSTPFAAQMAAEEAAKSAMEHGLKTVEVFVKGPGAGREAAIRALQTAGLEINSIKDVTPIPHNGCRPPKRRRV